GCGGGCCCGGGTGATCGAGGAAGGTGACCGGCGTGCCGCCATCGAGCAGGCCATCGCGCTGGCCGGGGCCGGTGACACCGTCCTGATCGCGGGCAAGGGCCACGAGACCGGGCAGGAGGTCGACGGCGTCCTGCTCGCCTTCGACGACGTCCCGGTGGCCCGGCAGGCCCTTGCGAAGCAGGGCTATCGGGACGGCGAGCCCGGTCCTGCGGTGGCCGACAGGCGGAATACGGCGTGAGCCGGCTGTGATCAAGCTGAGTCTGGCCGAGATCGCCGAGATCGTCGGCGGCCGGCTGATGGCCGCTGACCCTGAGCGGACGGTGTCGGGCAAGGTCGAGTTCGACAGCCGGAAGGTGGTGGCCGGCGACCTGTTCCTGGCGATCGCCGGCGATCGGGTGGACGGCCACGACTACGCCGAGGCGGCGGTCCGGGCCGGGGCGGTGGCGGTGCTGGCCAGCCGCCCGGTGGCCGCTCCGGCGATCCAGGTGAGCGACCCGATCCAGGCGATCACCGCGTTGGCCCGCGCGGTGGCGCCCCGGTTGAACGCGAGCATCATCGGCATCACCGGGTCCTCGGGCAAGACCTCGACGAAGGACCTGCTGGCCCAGGTGCTGGCCGTCGCCGGGACGACCGTGGCGACGCCGGCGTCGTTCAACAACGAACTGGGCTACCCCTACACCGTGCTGCTGGCGGATGAGGACACCCGGTACCTGGTGCTCGAGACGTCCTCGCGCGGGCTGGGCCACATCCGGCACCTGACCGGCATCGCCGCGCCCCGGGTGGCCGCGGTGCTCAACGTCGGCAGCGCCCACTTGTCCGAGTTCGGCAGCGTCCAGGTGATCGCAGAGGCCAAGGGCGAGCTGGTCGAGGCGCTGCCCAGCGCCGCCGACGGCGGGGTCGCGGTGCTCAACGCCGACGATCGGCTGGTCGCCGCGATGGCCGCGCGCACCAGCGCCCGGATCGTGACCGCCGGTGAGCATCCGGACGCCGAGGTGCGCGCCGTTGGGGTGCGGGTGGACTCCTCCGGCCGGGCCGCTTTCGAACTGGTCGCCGCGGCCGGGCGCGCCCCGGTCCGATTGCAGGTGCGTGGCGAGCACCAGGTCTCCAACGCGGTGATCGCGGCGGCGGTCGCGCTGGCCTGCGGGCTGGAGCTGCCGGTGGTGGCGCGGGCGCTGTCGCAGGCGACGGCGCAGTCGGCCTGGCGGATGCAGGTGACCGAGACCGCCGCCGGCATAACGGTGATCAACGACGCCTACAACGCCAACCCGGAGTCGATGCGGGCCGCGCTGAAGGCGCTGGCGATCATGTCCGAAGGCCGCCGGTCGGTCGCGGTGCTCGGCCACATGGCCGAACTCGGCCCGGACGCGATCGCCCAGCACGACGCCCTCGGCCGGCACGTGGTCCGCCTGGACATCGCGGCGCTGATCGCGGTGGGTGAGCAGGCGCGTGCCATCGCCACCGGCGCGGCGCTCGAAGGCTCCTACGACGGTGAGTCACAGTGGGTGCCGGACGCGACGGCGGCTGTCGCCAAGCTCGGTGAGGAGTTGCGGCCAGGTGACGTGGTGCTGGTGAAGGGATCGCGCTCGGCGGCCATGGAGGTTGTGGCGCAGGCGCTCATCGAGCGGTTCGGCAGCGTCCCCGCATGAAGACCATCCTGATCGCAGCGCTGTTCGGGCTGATGACCTCGATCCTGTTCACCCCGCTGGTGGTGAAGTACTTCCGCCTGAAGGGATTCGGGCAGGAGATCCGCGACGACGGACCCAAGAGCCACCTGGTCAAGCGGGGCACTCCCACCATGGGCGGCGTGGCCATCATGGTCTCGACCATCGTCGGGTACGCGATGGCGCACCTGATCGGGTCGTTCCGTCACGATTCCGGCCCGACCGCCTCGGGCATGCTGCTGCTGTTCCTGATGCTGGGCTCGGGCGCGGTCGGTTTCATCGACGACTTCATCAAGCTACGGCACCGGCGCAGTTTGGGCTTGCGCGCCCGGGCCAAATTCGCCGGTCAGCTACTGGTCGCGCTGCTGTTCGGCATCGGGGCGATGATGTTCAAGAACGGCCAGGGGCTGACCCCGGCGTCCAAGCGCATCTCTTACGTGCGCGACATCGGCGCCCTCTCGATCGGGCTGGTGGGCTTTCTGCTGCTGGCCTACCTGATCATCACCGCCACCACCAACGCGGTGAACCTGACCGACGGCCTGGACGGCCTGGTGGCCGGCA
This is a stretch of genomic DNA from Jatrophihabitans sp.. It encodes these proteins:
- the murF gene encoding UDP-N-acetylmuramoyl-tripeptide--D-alanyl-D-alanine ligase, with product MIKLSLAEIAEIVGGRLMAADPERTVSGKVEFDSRKVVAGDLFLAIAGDRVDGHDYAEAAVRAGAVAVLASRPVAAPAIQVSDPIQAITALARAVAPRLNASIIGITGSSGKTSTKDLLAQVLAVAGTTVATPASFNNELGYPYTVLLADEDTRYLVLETSSRGLGHIRHLTGIAAPRVAAVLNVGSAHLSEFGSVQVIAEAKGELVEALPSAADGGVAVLNADDRLVAAMAARTSARIVTAGEHPDAEVRAVGVRVDSSGRAAFELVAAAGRAPVRLQVRGEHQVSNAVIAAAVALACGLELPVVARALSQATAQSAWRMQVTETAAGITVINDAYNANPESMRAALKALAIMSEGRRSVAVLGHMAELGPDAIAQHDALGRHVVRLDIAALIAVGEQARAIATGAALEGSYDGESQWVPDATAAVAKLGEELRPGDVVLVKGSRSAAMEVVAQALIERFGSVPA
- the mraY gene encoding phospho-N-acetylmuramoyl-pentapeptide-transferase, which codes for MKTILIAALFGLMTSILFTPLVVKYFRLKGFGQEIRDDGPKSHLVKRGTPTMGGVAIMVSTIVGYAMAHLIGSFRHDSGPTASGMLLLFLMLGSGAVGFIDDFIKLRHRRSLGLRARAKFAGQLLVALLFGIGAMMFKNGQGLTPASKRISYVRDIGALSIGLVGFLLLAYLIITATTNAVNLTDGLDGLVAGSAAMVMGAYTLMTFIQFRSSCYPPPALEGCYSVRDPHDLALIAAAAMGACFGFLWWNAKPAQIFMGDTGSMALGGLMAGLAILSRTELLLVVLGGLFAVVTLSSVIQGGWFKYTRLRTGTGKRVFRMAPFHHHFELGGWEETTTIVRFWIVSGLAVAFGMGLFYAEFISHG